In Nitrospira sp., one genomic interval encodes:
- a CDS encoding amidohydrolase family protein, whose translation MSKRATRKAGSHPIDPLIGPKLALSGRVVMMDDAFTVLPRGVLYIEQGAIVAVREAGEAPPEGFQTVPVVNSRGTIFPGLIELHNHLAYNILRLWAVPRRFTNRDQWAGTPAYRALISGPMQILGKTPELVPALVRYVECKGLLGGVTTSQGIQLFSNAGLRRFYEGLVRNVEHTNDAALPEALTRVADVEARNAAKFLVRLKKASCFLLHLSEGIDETARKHFLALKVADDEWAIGRSLAGIHCAALTVEDFGIFGERQGAMIWSPLSNLLLYGQTARIKAAKEAGVRIGLGSDWSPSGSKNLLCELKVARLVSEQEGGLFTDRDLVAMATREAAAILRWDAALGSLEPEKRADLLVVTGTTGDPYEALVTAKETAIRLVMVNGVARYGLPSLMRGLGAVGEEIRVGGLARQLFLEQVTADPMVGAVTLKAATQVLKEALQRLPELAREREQPGAVPRALARSLVRGMPRQEEWTLALDELEDTGVDLRPRLPLAGERELTGPTRVAVRAAEPLSKILIPLELDPLTIADDKAFFLNLEDQPNLPAFVKIGLKALS comes from the coding sequence ATGAGCAAGCGCGCCACGAGAAAGGCCGGCTCCCACCCGATCGATCCCCTCATCGGTCCGAAACTCGCGCTCAGCGGCCGAGTGGTCATGATGGATGACGCCTTCACGGTCTTACCCCGTGGGGTGCTCTACATCGAACAGGGAGCGATCGTGGCGGTACGAGAGGCGGGGGAGGCTCCGCCGGAGGGATTTCAGACGGTCCCGGTGGTGAACAGCCGCGGCACCATCTTCCCCGGTCTCATCGAGCTCCACAACCATCTGGCCTACAACATCCTCCGTCTGTGGGCCGTCCCACGACGGTTTACGAACCGCGACCAATGGGCCGGGACCCCGGCCTACCGGGCCCTCATCAGCGGCCCGATGCAGATCCTCGGCAAGACGCCGGAATTGGTGCCGGCCTTGGTCCGTTACGTAGAGTGCAAGGGGCTCTTGGGCGGAGTGACGACCAGCCAAGGCATTCAGCTCTTCAGCAATGCGGGGCTCCGTCGCTTTTATGAGGGGCTGGTGCGGAACGTGGAACATACGAACGACGCAGCCCTGCCGGAAGCCCTAACCCGCGTGGCGGATGTCGAGGCGCGCAATGCCGCCAAATTCCTTGTACGACTCAAGAAGGCAAGTTGCTTCTTACTCCATCTGAGTGAAGGGATCGATGAGACTGCCCGCAAGCATTTCCTGGCGCTCAAGGTGGCGGACGACGAGTGGGCGATCGGGCGGTCATTGGCCGGGATCCACTGTGCTGCCCTTACGGTTGAAGATTTCGGGATTTTCGGAGAGCGCCAAGGAGCGATGATTTGGTCGCCGCTCAGCAATCTGCTGCTGTACGGGCAGACGGCCAGGATCAAGGCGGCCAAGGAAGCCGGCGTCCGGATCGGCCTTGGGTCCGATTGGTCGCCCTCCGGCAGCAAGAATCTCCTCTGCGAACTGAAGGTGGCGCGTTTGGTCAGTGAGCAGGAAGGGGGCCTGTTCACCGACCGGGATCTCGTCGCCATGGCCACGAGAGAGGCGGCGGCGATTCTGCGGTGGGACGCTGCGCTCGGATCGTTAGAGCCGGAGAAACGGGCGGATCTGCTCGTCGTGACCGGCACCACAGGCGATCCCTATGAGGCGTTGGTGACCGCCAAGGAAACGGCGATTCGTTTGGTCATGGTCAATGGAGTGGCCCGTTATGGGTTGCCCAGCCTTATGCGTGGACTGGGGGCGGTTGGAGAGGAGATCCGCGTGGGCGGACTTGCGCGACAGTTGTTCCTTGAGCAGGTGACGGCCGATCCCATGGTCGGGGCTGTGACCCTGAAAGCGGCTACCCAGGTGCTGAAGGAGGCCCTCCAACGCCTGCCGGAATTGGCGAGGGAACGGGAACAACCAGGGGCCGTCCCGCGCGCATTGGCGCGAAGCCTGGTCCGAGGCATGCCCAGGCAGGAGGAATGGACCTTGGCGCTCGATGAGTTGGAGGACACGGGGGTGGACCTGAGGCCGCGTTTGCCCCTCGCGGGTGAGCGAGAGCTGACGGGACCGACCAGGGTCGCCGTCCGCGCGGCCGAACCCCTGTCCAAGATTCTGATCCCGCTCGAACTCGACCCGCTCACGATCGCCGATGACAAGGCCTTTTTTCTCAACCTGGAGGATCAGCCTAATCTCCCTGCTTTCGTGAAGATCGGCCTGAAGGCGTTGAGCTGA
- a CDS encoding uracil-DNA glycosylase yields the protein MTTAFDPGYGQEPFKGLCEDYPDETVYPAKDFRMEWGPIFHRGRLDGSARVLLIGQDPAQNETIVRRILVGEAGQRVQGFLAKLGIERSYVMINTFLYSVYGSVSSKHRKAPGILAYRHRWLDALVTPQVEVVIALGMLADEAWQKWRATPTGQNATAAYAAITHPTQPESSSKGDKEKLRTATKAMLKKWNDALAVLHSAITQPDTVRPLVPYGEGWLPGDKVAIPDQDFPPGLPAWMRNQDNWARRVGADALAKRRTITVTVPKGIVSQT from the coding sequence ATGACGACAGCATTCGATCCTGGCTATGGGCAGGAACCGTTCAAGGGCCTTTGTGAAGACTATCCGGATGAGACCGTCTATCCGGCGAAGGACTTTCGCATGGAATGGGGACCGATTTTCCACCGGGGGCGATTGGATGGCTCGGCGCGCGTCCTCCTGATCGGCCAAGATCCGGCGCAGAACGAGACGATCGTGCGCCGCATTCTCGTCGGGGAGGCGGGCCAGCGCGTCCAGGGATTCTTGGCCAAGCTGGGCATCGAGCGTAGCTACGTGATGATCAACACGTTCCTGTACAGCGTCTACGGCAGCGTGAGTTCGAAACACAGGAAGGCGCCGGGGATCCTCGCCTACCGCCATCGGTGGCTGGATGCGCTGGTCACTCCTCAGGTCGAGGTGGTGATCGCGTTGGGCATGTTGGCCGACGAGGCCTGGCAGAAATGGCGGGCCACGCCGACCGGCCAGAATGCGACCGCCGCCTATGCGGCGATCACCCATCCCACGCAACCGGAGAGTTCGTCGAAGGGCGACAAGGAAAAATTGCGGACGGCCACCAAGGCGATGTTGAAAAAATGGAACGACGCGTTGGCCGTCCTTCACTCGGCGATCACGCAGCCGGATACCGTGCGTCCGTTGGTTCCATATGGCGAGGGGTGGCTGCCGGGGGATAAGGTGGCCATTCCGGATCAGGACTTTCCGCCGGGCTTGCCGGCCTGGATGCGGAATCAGGACAACTGGGCCCGTCGTGTGGGGGCGGATGCCCTGGCCAAGCGGCGCACGATTACGGTGACGGTTCCGAAGGGAATCGTGAGCCAGACATGA
- a CDS encoding ABC transporter substrate-binding protein — MYGSSSNRTVAPSRIVAFLIVLFVAAACQAPPNQKPGPPVSPPLLSRPAQADAVPLYRVGALLPLTGPMAAYGQECLHGVELAVDRWNREGGTVVRLVVRDTRGDRAVQQPLNVLLDEPRLSGVIGPLASQQLEEAARLVEGAHVPLITPAATRSDVRQLSPYAFSTALTYPLQAEGIVAYAMGRLGYRRFAVIHPAAGYGRQLAQSFAEEVRRRGGEVVDVESYQEEEQDFTAQVTRLKVAVRRRLQDDSRAHERRPSGASVAQKKHGTPSRRGLDAIYLPGAFRQAALIAAQLRFQDVKVRLLGSSAWHSPDLANFPERSLLGGIFVDSFFAESKAPAVQAFVEAYRLRYHAEPTPFAAQAYEATELILAGIRAGGTAGKRLRAYLEQADALPALLGPASFNAKGVLNRRLVLLQVGEKGQLEQIQ, encoded by the coding sequence ATGTATGGCTCATCGTCCAATCGAACAGTCGCTCCTTCCAGAATCGTTGCTTTCCTGATCGTCCTCTTCGTTGCCGCCGCCTGTCAGGCTCCTCCGAATCAGAAGCCAGGCCCACCGGTCTCGCCTCCATTGTTGTCTCGTCCCGCCCAAGCCGACGCCGTCCCGTTGTACAGGGTCGGCGCGCTGCTGCCCCTCACCGGTCCCATGGCGGCCTACGGCCAGGAATGCCTCCATGGGGTTGAGCTTGCCGTAGACCGTTGGAACCGCGAGGGTGGGACGGTGGTCAGACTGGTTGTGCGAGACACGAGAGGCGACAGGGCTGTGCAACAACCTCTGAACGTCTTACTGGACGAACCGCGGCTGTCGGGGGTGATCGGTCCCCTCGCGTCTCAGCAGTTGGAGGAAGCCGCGAGGCTCGTTGAGGGAGCCCACGTGCCGCTCATCACCCCTGCGGCCACACGATCTGATGTGCGGCAGCTCAGTCCTTACGCATTCAGCACCGCGTTGACCTACCCATTGCAAGCGGAAGGGATCGTGGCCTACGCGATGGGCCGCTTGGGCTATCGGCGGTTCGCGGTCATCCATCCTGCAGCCGGCTACGGGCGACAACTCGCGCAATCATTCGCGGAAGAGGTGCGTCGACGGGGCGGGGAGGTGGTCGACGTGGAGTCTTACCAGGAGGAGGAACAAGATTTTACCGCTCAGGTCACGCGCTTGAAAGTTGCGGTTCGGAGGCGTCTACAAGACGATAGTCGGGCTCACGAAAGAAGACCATCCGGGGCCAGCGTAGCTCAAAAGAAGCATGGCACTCCATCGCGTCGAGGGCTCGATGCCATCTACTTGCCTGGAGCCTTTCGTCAGGCTGCCCTGATTGCCGCCCAATTGCGCTTTCAGGATGTGAAGGTGCGGCTGCTTGGCAGCAGTGCCTGGCACAGCCCAGACCTGGCGAACTTTCCCGAGAGGTCACTGTTGGGGGGCATCTTCGTCGACAGTTTTTTTGCGGAGAGCAAAGCGCCGGCCGTTCAAGCATTTGTCGAGGCCTATCGGCTCCGCTACCATGCTGAACCGACTCCCTTCGCCGCCCAGGCCTATGAAGCCACCGAGCTGATTCTGGCTGGAATCCGTGCAGGGGGCACAGCCGGCAAGCGGCTTCGTGCGTACTTAGAGCAAGCCGATGCGCTTCCGGCGCTGCTGGGACCCGCCTCCTTCAATGCGAAAGGTGTGCTGAATCGAAGGTTGGTTCTGCTGCAGGTCGGGGAGAAGGGGCAGCTGGAGCAGATACAGTGA
- a CDS encoding TIGR02270 family protein, which produces MAPIIVSIVSQHAEEAAFLWLLRNNAVHAPHYALKDLAKLDDRIEAHLDGLRIAGDAGWEFCREGLGQREPGEVFAAAVLAFESGDGNRINEVLSVGGASMELSRGLVSALGWIPFAQASPHIQRLLTAESSIQRQIGIAASAVHRQDPGAALLDSLSATDLSLKARSLKAVGELGRNDLLPVVKSNLNSEDPTSRFWAAWSGALLGEPSAIPVLQRLAEQGGERAESACAMALRRMPLQAAHEWQRELAGRPETLRMAVQGLGVIGDPAGIPWLIERMAKPEVARVAGESFTMITGTDLAYEDLEGEKPEGFEAGPTENPEDENIEIDPDEDLPWPNPQLVERWWASHRLGFTNGTRYLLGKPMTVDWFNEVLRTGKQRQRTAAAIELSMREPGRPLFNTSAPGFRQQVLLQVR; this is translated from the coding sequence ATGGCACCGATTATTGTATCTATTGTCAGTCAGCACGCTGAAGAAGCCGCATTTCTCTGGCTCCTTCGCAACAACGCCGTCCATGCGCCGCACTATGCGCTGAAAGATCTGGCCAAGCTGGATGACCGGATCGAGGCGCATCTTGATGGACTGCGCATTGCCGGCGATGCGGGGTGGGAATTCTGCAGAGAAGGGTTGGGGCAGCGAGAGCCTGGCGAGGTCTTCGCAGCGGCGGTGCTGGCGTTTGAAAGCGGGGATGGGAATCGGATCAACGAGGTGCTTTCAGTCGGGGGCGCGTCCATGGAACTGTCTCGCGGACTCGTCTCGGCGCTCGGCTGGATTCCCTTTGCACAGGCTTCCCCCCATATCCAACGACTGCTGACGGCTGAATCATCCATTCAGAGGCAGATTGGGATTGCTGCCTCTGCGGTGCATCGCCAAGACCCCGGTGCTGCGTTGCTCGATAGTCTCTCTGCGACCGATCTCTCGCTGAAGGCTCGATCCCTGAAGGCTGTTGGCGAGCTCGGGCGCAACGACCTACTCCCAGTCGTGAAATCCAATCTCAATAGTGAAGATCCAACCAGCCGCTTTTGGGCTGCTTGGTCCGGCGCTTTGCTTGGTGAACCTTCCGCCATTCCGGTCTTGCAGCGTCTGGCTGAGCAGGGTGGAGAAAGGGCCGAATCAGCCTGCGCGATGGCGCTGAGGCGGATGCCCCTTCAGGCGGCCCACGAGTGGCAGCGTGAATTGGCCGGCCGACCCGAGACCCTCCGCATGGCGGTGCAAGGACTTGGCGTGATCGGCGATCCGGCCGGGATTCCCTGGCTGATCGAACGGATGGCGAAGCCGGAGGTCGCTCGCGTGGCGGGAGAATCCTTCACGATGATCACCGGTACCGATCTGGCCTACGAAGATCTGGAAGGCGAGAAACCGGAGGGCTTCGAAGCAGGCCCAACGGAAAATCCGGAAGACGAGAACATCGAGATCGATCCAGACGAAGATTTGCCTTGGCCCAATCCTCAATTGGTCGAACGATGGTGGGCCAGTCACCGGCTCGGGTTCACGAATGGAACGCGTTATTTGTTGGGCAAGCCGATGACGGTCGACTGGTTCAATGAAGTGTTACGGACAGGGAAACAACGGCAACGCACAGCCGCCGCGATCGAACTATCCATGCGCGAGCCGGGAAGACCGCTCTTCAATACCAGCGCCCCAGGATTTCGGCAGCAGGTCTTGCTCCAGGTGAGGTAG
- a CDS encoding type II toxin-antitoxin system VapC family toxin, translating into MILLDVNVLVYAHREDAPDHRAYLSWLEDLINSDQAYGLSDIVLSGFIRIVTHPKVFTPRSTIHQAIAFAQELRGQPNCMAIAPGPRHWDIFCRLCKEADAKGNLVPDAYLAALAIESGSEWVTTDRDYRRFPGLRCRHPLQ; encoded by the coding sequence GTGATTCTGCTTGATGTGAACGTTCTCGTATATGCACACCGGGAAGACGCTCCGGATCATCGCGCGTACCTGAGTTGGCTCGAAGACCTGATTAATTCCGACCAAGCTTACGGCCTTTCGGACATCGTGCTGAGCGGTTTTATCCGCATTGTCACGCATCCGAAAGTGTTTACTCCCCGCAGCACCATTCACCAGGCGATTGCGTTTGCACAGGAACTACGCGGCCAACCTAACTGTATGGCCATTGCTCCAGGTCCCCGCCACTGGGACATCTTTTGTCGTCTCTGTAAGGAAGCCGACGCCAAGGGAAATCTCGTGCCCGATGCGTACTTGGCTGCACTGGCTATCGAAAGCGGGAGCGAATGGGTCACCACTGACCGCGACTACCGCCGCTTTCCAGGCTTGCGCTGCCGCCACCCTTTGCAGTGA
- a CDS encoding AHH domain-containing protein → MDIGEQVANAFERSLASDKYCDGKKRDPKPWKSRINEWGTYKDCSGARLYRNMEKDTDKKQGYLGGPTPFIAKPGVTGYRWSFDNLSSTHFPVQAHHLIPKNHLPGHPVCTFLAKGYTKSKKYQLAADTFYDTDHANNGYCLPYATPLVEWRSADGDDNLKLTIAFEVMEITNRQLHQGSHRAAAYEAPVDDDEEARIHANGYLDTVDNLLRRVQNSAQAHMDSCSICKPDSGKKTVQPLESLVQHMDQVSGIIKSLIDANRIFISKPASLWWSDRLKKLALPKWMKGNQPKSPTR, encoded by the coding sequence CAAGCGATAAGTACTGCGATGGCAAGAAAAGGGATCCGAAACCTTGGAAATCTCGCATCAATGAATGGGGTACTTATAAGGACTGCTCGGGAGCGCGGTTATATCGAAATATGGAGAAGGATACGGATAAGAAACAGGGCTACCTTGGAGGCCCGACGCCCTTTATCGCTAAGCCCGGAGTCACTGGTTATAGATGGTCCTTTGACAATCTGAGTTCCACGCATTTTCCGGTACAGGCACATCACCTCATTCCAAAGAATCACTTGCCGGGACACCCAGTGTGTACATTTCTTGCGAAAGGATATACGAAAAGCAAGAAGTACCAACTGGCTGCGGATACTTTTTACGACACTGATCATGCAAACAATGGTTACTGTTTGCCGTATGCAACGCCATTAGTGGAGTGGAGATCCGCAGATGGTGACGACAACCTTAAGCTCACAATTGCTTTCGAAGTAATGGAAATAACCAATCGGCAGTTACATCAGGGGTCTCATCGCGCTGCAGCCTATGAGGCACCAGTGGATGATGACGAAGAGGCAAGAATCCACGCTAATGGATATTTAGATACGGTCGATAACCTTCTCCGTCGGGTGCAAAATTCTGCCCAAGCACACATGGATTCGTGTTCTATATGTAAGCCCGACTCGGGAAAGAAGACGGTACAGCCGCTTGAATCATTAGTGCAACATATGGATCAAGTTTCTGGGATTATTAAGTCACTCATCGATGCTAACAGAATATTTATAAGTAAACCCGCATCTCTATGGTGGAGTGACCGACTGAAGAAACTTGCCCTGCCCAAATGGATGAAGGGCAATCAACCAAAGTCGCCTACCCGATGA